The Pygocentrus nattereri isolate fPygNat1 chromosome 2, fPygNat1.pri, whole genome shotgun sequence genome has a window encoding:
- the LOC119262360 gene encoding E3 ubiquitin-protein ligase TRIM39-like encodes MASSSSLLSEDQLQCSICLDVFTDPVTTSCGHNFCRVCLKECWDSSSRCQCPVCKTEFPTRPELSVNTFISGLAAQFKKSVQVKSSRAPEKRPSEPTKVLCESCSEEKLEAVKSCLDCGVSYCETHLMPHKTAAKLKKHKLMDPVENLEDYICQKHERPLELFCRDDQMCVCQFCTEGDHKTHSTVPVEEESGEKKIQMGKTQAEVQQMIQDRLKKIEEIKQSVELNQKSSEKEKADSVEVFRALLRCIERSQAELLEVMEEKQKAAERQAEEFIKELEQEITELKRRDTELEQLSHTEDHLHLLQVYPSLCSPPHTKNWTEVRINTPLRMETLRRALTQLQDEFSKEMKKIDEIEMTRLQQYAVDVTLDPDTANPFLILSDDGKQVRDGDKRQKLPDKPERFDLCVFVLGKEGFSSGSFYYEVQVRGKTKWDLGVARESCKRKGKITASPENGYWTVKLRNQTEYTAAESLPVSLSLKQAPQKVGVFVDYEEGLVSFYDVESRSHIYSFTGQSFTEKLYPLFCPCLNERGKNSAPLIITPVEHHK; translated from the exons ATGGCTTCCTCCAGCAGTCTCCTGTCTGAAGATCAGCTCCAGTGCTCCATCTGTCTGGATGTGTTCACTGATCCGGTCACCACTTCATGTGGACACAACTTCTGCAGGGTCTGTCTCAAAGAGTGCTGGGACAGCAGTTCACGCTGCCAGTGTCCAGTCTGTAAGACAGAATTCCCAACAAGACCtgaactgtctgtgaacacGTTCATCTCTGGACTGGCTGCTCAGTTCAAGAAGTCAGTTCAGGTCAAATCCAGCAGAGCTCCAGAGAAACGTCCCTCTGAACCTACAAAGGTTCTGTGTGAGTCCTGCAGTGAGGAGAAGCTGGAGGCTGTAAAGTCCTGTCTGGACTGTGGAGTCTCTTACTGTGAGACTCATCTGATGCCTCATAAAACTGCAGCTAAACTGAAGAAACACAAACTGATGGACCCtgtggagaacctggaggactACATCTGCCAGAAACATGAGAGACCCCTGGAGCTGTTCTGTAGAGATGaccagatgtgtgtgtgtcagttctgcactgaagGAGACCACAAGACTCACAGCACTGTCCCCGTagaggaggagagtggagaGAAGAAG ATTCAAATGGGAAAGACACAGGCAGAAGTTCAGCAGATGATCCAGGATCGACTGAAGAAGATTGAGGAAATCAAACAGTCTGTAGAGCTCAATCAA AAAAgctcagagaaggagaaagcagaCAGTGTGGAGGTCTTCAGAGCTCTGCTGCGAtgcattgagagaagccaggcGGAGCTGCTTGAGGTGatggaggagaagcagaaagcaGCAGAGAGGCAGGCTGAAGAGTTCATTAAAGAGCTGGAGCAGGAAATCActgagctaaagaggagagacactgagctggagcagctctCCCACACTGAggaccacctccacctcctacAG GTTTACCCGTCCCTCTGCAGCCCTCCACACACCAAGAACTGGACTGAGGTCAGGATTAACACTCCTCTGAGGATGGAGACTCTGAGGAGAGCTCTGACTCAGCTTCAGGATGAGTTCAGTAAGGAGATGAAGAAGATAGATGAGATTG AAATGACGAGACTTCAACAATATGCAG tggaCGTGACTCTGGATCCTGATACAGCAAATCCCTTCCTCATCCTGTCTGATGATGGGAAAcaagtgagagatggagacaaACGACAGAAACTCCCTGATAAACCAGAGAGGTTTGatctctgtgtttttgtgctgggAAAGGAGGGGTTCTCCTCAGGGAGCTTTTACTATGAGGTTCAGGTCAGAGGGAAGACTAAGTGGGATTTAGGAGTGGCCAGGGAGTCCTGTAAAAGGAAGGGGAAGATTACAGCCAGTCCTGAAAATGGATACTGGACTGTGAAGCTGAGAAATCAGACTGAATATACAGCAGCAgagtctctccctgtctccctctccttgAAACAGGCTCCCCAGAAGGTGGGGGTGTTTGTGGATTATGAGGAGGGTCTGGTCTCCTTCTATGATGTTGAGTCCAGATCTCATATCTACTCTTTCACTGGTCAGTCTTTCACTGAGAAACTCTATCCATTATTCTGTCCTTGCCTCAACGAAAGAGGTAAAAACTCAGCACCGCTGATCATCACACCTGTTGAACATCATAAATGA
- the LOC108415180 gene encoding E3 ubiquitin-protein ligase TRIM39-like, which translates to MASSSSLLSEDQLQCSICLDVFTDPVSTPCGHNFCRVCLKECWDSSSRCQCPVCKEEFSKRPELRVNTFISGLAAQFKKSVQVKSSRAPEKAAKPQVLCDFCCEKRSAALKSCLICMASYCKTHLDPHERIASFRKHKLMDPVENLENYICQKHERPLELFCRDDHTCVCQFCTEGDHKTHSTVPIEEESGEKKTQLGKTQAEVQQMIQDRLKKIEEIKQSVELNKKSTEKEKADSVEVFRALLCCIERSQAELLEVMEEKQKAAERQAEEFIKELEQEITELKRRDTELEQLSHTEDHLHLLQVYLSLCSPPPTKNSAEVRINTPLKVEPLRRALSQLQEDLSKEMEKIHESELNRIEQYAVDVTLDPDSAHPKLILSDDGKQVRHGDKRQNLPDKLERFDYGVSVLGKEGFSSGRFYYEVQVREKTKWTLGVARESCKRKGEITASPENGYWTVKLRNQTEYTAAETLPVSLSLKQAPQKVGVFVDYEEGLVSFYDVESRSHIYSFTGQSFTEKLYPYFNPCINDEGKNSAPLIITPVEH; encoded by the exons ATGGCTTCCTCCAGCAGTCTCCTGTCTGAAGATCAGCTCCAGTGCTCCATCTGTCTGGATGTGTTCACTGATCCAGTCTCTACTCCATGTGGGCACAACTTCTGCAGGGTCTGTCTCAAAGAGTGCTGGGACAGCAGTTCACGCTGCCAGTGTCCAGTCTGTAAAGAGGAATTCTCCAAAAGGCCTGAGCTGCGTGTGAACACCTTCATCTCTGGACTGGCTGCTCAGTTCAAGAAGTCAGTTCAGGTCAAATCGAGCAGAGCTCCAGAGAAAGCTGCCAAACCTCAGGTGCTTTGCGATTTCTGCTGTGAAAAGAGAAGTGCAGCTCTGAAGTCCTGCCTGATCTGCATGGCCTCCTACTGCAAGACTCATCTGGATCCTCATGAGAGAATCGCTTCATTCAGGAAACACAAACTGATGGACCCTGTGGAGAACCTGGAGAACTACATCTGCCAGAAACATGAGAGACCCCTGGAGCTGTTCTGTAGAGACGACCACACGTGTGtgtgtcagttctgcactgaagGAGACCACAAGACTCACAGCACTGTTCCCATagaggaggagagtggagaGAAGAAG ACTCAGCTGGGAAAGACACAGGCTGAAGTTCAGCAGATGATCCAGGACCGACTGAAGAAGATTGAGGAAATCAAACAGTCTGTAGAGCTCAATAAA AAAAgcacagagaaggagaaagcagaCAGTGTGGAGGTCTTCAGAGCTCTGCTGTGctgcattgagagaagccaggcAGAGCTGCTTGAGGTGatggaggagaagcagaaagcaGCAGAGAGGCAGGCTGAAGAGTTCATTAAAGAGCTGGAGCAGGAAATCActgagctaaagaggagagacactgagctggagcagctctCCCACACTGAggaccacctccacctcctacAG GTTTACCTGTCCCTCTGCAGCCCTCCACCCACCAAGAACTCGGCTGAGGTCAGGATTAACACTCCTCTGAAGGTGGAGCCTCTGAGGAGAGCTCTGTCTCAGCTTCAGGAAGACCTCAGTAAGGAGATGGAGAAGATTCATGAGAGTG aactgaacagaaTTGAACAGTATGCAG TGGACGTGACTCTGGatcctgattcagctcatcctAAACTCATCCTGTCTGATGACGGGAAACAAGTGAGACACGGAGACAAACGACAGAATCTCCCTGATAAACTAGAGAGGTTTGATTATGGTGTCAGTGTGCTGGGAAAGGAGGGGTTCTCCTCAGGGAGATTTTACTATGAGGTTCAGGTCAGAGAGAAGACTAAGTGGACGTTAGGAGTGGCCAGAGAGTCCTGTAAAAGGAAGGGGGAGATTACAGCCAGTCCTGAAAATGGATACTGGACTGTGAAGCTGAGAAATCAGACTGAATatacagcagcagagactctccctgtctccctctccctgaaACAGGCCCCCCAGAAGGTGGGGGTGTTTGTGGATTATGAGGAGGGTCTAGTCTCCTTCTATGATGTTGAGTCCAGGTCTCATATCTACTCTTTCACTGGTCAGTCTTTCACTGAGAAACTCTATCCGTACTTTAACCCCTGTATTAATGATGAAGGTAAAAACTCAGCACCGCTGATCATCACACCTGTTGAACACTAG